The following is a genomic window from Antechinus flavipes isolate AdamAnt ecotype Samford, QLD, Australia chromosome 3, AdamAnt_v2, whole genome shotgun sequence.
ATCGGTTTAAGGATGATAAAAGACCACCTCTGTATCCAAGTTCTCTCAAATGGGAACAAATGAAAACTATGACTATATTTTGTgatatccatttaaaaaatcttaatagaGCTGGCacaaaaaggacctacatgtacaaaaatatttatagcaattctttttgtgatagcaaagaatttaaaattgtgGGAATACTTATCAAGTggcaaatggctgaacaagttgtggtatatgaatgtaatggaacattattgtttgattaaaaaataataagcaggtGGACTTCAGGAAACCTAGGAAAGAGTTCCATAAGCTGATGCAAAGtcaaatgtattgtgtacaaagtaacaggaatattgtaagatgatcagctgtgattgACATGACCATTCTCAGCAATATATAacccaagacaactctgaaggatttataatgaaataagctatccatacacagaaaaaaaaaattgatggtgtttgaatacagattgaaggatgcatttttcctttatttatttttcttgagggctgTTCTTTTTTGctctatgttttctttcccaacatgatgattatggaacattattgcaCAGGAATATCCTAACTCAAATGGCTTGCCTTTTCATTGAGGGGAGGTTGAGGAGGGAGGTAAGAAAAGAATCtggaattaaaagttttaaaaactaatgttgataatctttatatttaatgagggggaaataaaacactaaattaaaaaaaattaagaacattaGAGCTGCCTGAGGATATAGACTCTAAAGACTTTGTATTCCTAGATCTGAGTACAATGACTCGTAGAGTGATTTGTGTTTTAATGCTTTTGGGGTGGTTGACTGATTCACTAATTCCATAAATTTTTTCCTTCACAATTATCTCAACTTCAATCTGAAACTTGCTGTCGcatcattctcaaagagaactgatcaaaagaatcagaagatcagGTGATCAAGCTGTGAAATGAGGACATGTCCTCAGGAGAGGCTGCCATGAAAattgggtagagcaccagccacATTAACCACATAGGCTTTGGCAACACTATAATCACTTTTCACTACAAGAATGAGATCCTTGGTAGAGTCATTAGAGAAACagcaaatcaaaagaaaacaccCTTATTGAGGAGAAGAAATTCTCAAGCAACAAACTATGACAAGAATGTGATTTTGTCTTGGTAAAATCATTAAAGGGAATGATGCAGGTCTGGAATGAAGCTGCCACACCTCCCCGGGAAGGGTATAAAAGTCCCAGTGTACATGATATCCTATATAGTCAAACATCCTTCCAAATCCTGACATCCTTCCAAATCCGTGAATCCTGACACCATGAGCTACAAGGGCAGTTGCTATGGGGGCCTGGGCTATGGCTATGGCTCTGGTTATGGCTGTGGATGTGGCAGCTACCGTGGCCTGGGCTATGGCTATGGAGGCTGTGGAGGCTGTGGTTGTGGAGGCTATGGATATGGTGGCTATGGCTACGGAGGCCTGGGCTGTGGAAGCTATGGCTACGGAGGCCTAGGCTATGGAGGCTATGGTAGTTATGGCTGCTGCCGCTCATCTTGCTGTGGAAGATATTCTGGCTGCTACTAAAAAAACCACCTGCTCCTGCCATGTTGTGAAATTCTTGCCCAATCCAGCCTGGATTAACTCCATATCTTCCTAAGGACATCACCTTCCATCTACCTCTGCAGTTAGATGGCATATAAGAAGTACCACAaaaagtttcagaatttctatggAGCACTCAGAGATGTGAAGTGCCAAGACTGAGAAGCAGCTAGATCTGTCCTTCTGGAAAAAGATGCAGAATCTCACCCATCATGAGGCAGATTCTCCCAGTGACAAGTCATTCCCAGCAAGTTTGCTCAGCTCTGATATACTATGGCTGAGATATCTGTTGTGATTTTCTAATAAACTTGCTTGACTGGCTTAGCAAAACTGTTTTCATTGCTCTTTCTTTAAGTCTTCATATTCAGGTTTCTATCTCACACCCTGAAAAGATTTTCATTCTTGCACTACACTTGTGTGTCATTATAGAAGATTTAGTCTccacttcatttttatttgcaaTAAAGTGATAATGCTTAGGATTTCTGGTCAAAAGTATTATTTACTTGTTAAATTCCTCTCTAAAATTTCACTTCTGCAAACTTAAAATTTAGTGCTTTATAATTCTCAGGACCTCTCTATACAGATGGCAAGGCCTTTGTTTTTGTAAGCCATGGCCCTTCTCCCACATTCTGTGGTCACATTCAGTTTTTTTACATTCAGCTTTTCTCAGAGATTCACATCTTCATCTTCACCTGCTCACAATTCATCATTTCCCAATCCAAGTGGTTCCTAGTAACAGTCAAGATGTGAATTGGTTCAATGATTTCTAGTTGTCACCCCACTTGTGGGAGGCtctggacctgaacctcctgaAGTGAGTTGAGGACTCCTTTGTGCCAGGACCCACCCTAACCCAGGATTCCTTGATTACCACGGGCTGAAGTGGTGGAACCTAGCCCATGGCgggggaggcacagaaaggataggctcctccttcggggagggattgggAAGGAGTCTCTACCCCGATTGGTGCACAATAGGTGGAGGGAAAAGAACTATAAAAGGGACAAACACGGGATGGTTGGGGAGACACCGCTGACTTGTAACACCAATAAACATCACTGCGTCTATCCACCTCAGCtctggtgattccctcctccTGTCTCCACGAGGAGAGCTGGAGATGTCCGAAGCCCCGTCTGGCTctgggaagctggaagaggcagtctctgttaaGGTTCCCTGCGACTAGGTCTTGGCCCCCGACACCCACCCATCAATTTAAAGTTTAGGAGCACTGTACAAGTGAATACTATagaaaaaaactacagaaaaaagTCATATACTAACCTAAAAGATTGACATACCTTTCTGATGGGTTCAGTCTCCTCCAGCAAACTACAGTTAGTCGAGTTCACAAAATTGAAGAGTCTTAAACTGAGGTCTTTGGTCCATGGAAGAAGTGGAATCAGTTTTAAAGTATGTCTTTCAAAGCCCTCAAACACTTGAacacccaaggaaagaaaatatttgctttattgcTACATCTTGCCTGGACCTTTCATCCTCCAATGACAAATAGGCCTTTGGGAAGGAAGTCAGAATTTAGTACTGTACAAAGCATATTTAAAGCACcttaaatttttttagttattgAAATATATTGATTGAATTAGTATATTAAGGAGTGGGGGAAACACTATAAGTATTGCAATCAGTAGATCTTTCGCCTCAGGCAGCTTAGCTTAAAATGATTGTGTTTTAATGTATATATCActcctttcacacacacacacacacacacacacacacacacacaaaagcatgTGTATTTCCATAGATGTACTGTCTTTTCAAAGCAAATTGTCTCATGAAACTCTCTCTATTCAATTCCTCCCAAAAATGTAAGTCCAAGTGATTCATCAGTACTTTCCCTATAGACATGCTATGAAGATCTGCTAATGGAAActaatcaaaaaaagaattttctttctgaaaggaatagcaagttgtacatagtagatttcagtttcatgtgtaatcattgATTGTATATTATTGTAAAGATGCTTTTTTCAAATTCcataaattaaacataaaataaaattaattatgactttgctttttgattgtttttagaaaagaaatcaagAGGTAACCTCATTTTAGCAGACTCTCTGAAAGTAAATTCAGAATAACTCTGGTAGTAGATAGGATGATATATATCTGACTTCATTTCtacatggttttaatttcttctgccaTGACTGTATTTGGAAAGCTTTCTATTCatagaatttgaaaattattagtGAAAAGTATTAAATAGAGAAGTTGGGTGATACTTGAcctggaattcaaattcagctttagctgtgtgaccctgaacaagtcacttgaacctttttgcctcagtttccccatctataaggTAAGCTAAAGAAGGAGATGGCGAGCCATTTCGGTATCTAGGTCAGAAGGAGGTTGTGGAGTGTCAGACACAACAAAAGAAGAACAAATGGTGATGCCTATTAAAAATATTGTCATTTGCTTTTTATGAGTCTAGATGGTTATTGACAATGGTTTTGTCTATAATGGTGCCCTAGATCAAGATAAGTTCGTTTGATCAATTCTCAAGAATATTTTGGAGGTTGTATTACTAGTACTGAGACTGGTTGTTTATTAGTTTATGAAGGGATAATGAGCTTCTGGTATTTTATTCTAGTCACCTAACCAAGTCTTTCTAGCTATTCTATCAGTGTTCAACTTTAACaacctgaaaaacaaaagaaaataaaagagcaatTTAATAAATTCAAGGTTTTAAAGTTAAACCCTAGTTAAATCTACTGTTTCCTTAAacataactttcttttcatattttgcattgTAAGTGTTAAAAATcctaattctaaaaataagacAGGTTAATGAAAGATGCTTTTAATAGTTCTCCTTTTAgttcctttttaatatttgaataaaattgatttattatttgtaataaattaATTACTGTTATGCCTCACTTTCCCTGtattagtttccctgaattgttctaactcagtttccctaaattgttctgcctcaattccctgaattgttctgcctggtGGCAACCCTACTTCCTggccattagaactgagataattagggctgggagaGCTGACCACTAGCCTTCCAAAGATCATAAACCTACAAATTGCTTATCTGAATATTTGAGTATCTTCTGCctcagacatcctggctcctagaatttatgatccttcttcACCCTCAACCTATCAGAACTGAATATATGGACCTTTCCTGAAACTTCCCACTCTTCAGTCCTCTATTTCccctctgcctttgtttctctgattgctggagccctataaaaatcCCTGGAATCCCTTGCTCCTTGCTGGATACTTTGAAATGAGAGTCCGATCGAGTTAGCTGGgtcaacatggatcctgttttgtCCCCACTCCAAACTCTCCctctaataaattttttaaaattctctaatctctatcttgcctcagtttctccagcattgtAATTACCAAATCAATACCAAATTAATTTATTAGCTAccgaaatattaattttattagttaTTACCAAATTAATGCCCCCCAAGAGAAAATTCTCAGTGGGCAAAGTACATTTCAATCTctataacaaaattgaaaatcagTTTAAGTGGGTCAAAGaccccttctgaatccaaattttctcaaatgggaataaatgaaaaaaaactaacatcTATACACTAATATCTatacactatttttaaaaaccttaagaGAACTGGCACAAAGTggaaaaagatatacatatacaaaaatatataaagcagcTTTTtgtgtgatggcaaagaattggaattgtggggatacccatcaactggctaatggctgaacaagttgtggtatatgaatataatggaacactaatgttttattttaaatgatgaggaggtagatttcagaaaaatctggaaagacttacacaaaatgttgctgagtgaaacaagcagaaccaaaagaacactatACACAATAGCGGCAACATGGGACAAAgaccaactatgatagacttaggtCTTCTCAGAAATACTACATataagacaattacaaaagattcCTGCTGGAAACTCTATAAAAATCCGGAAAAGAAttatggactctgaatgcagagagaagaatgatattttcagtttttctttattttttgttttaactttcttatggtttttcccttctaattcttctttcacaacacaacATATGTGGAAATAAAGTTAGCATGATTGTAGAGgtatgacctatatcagattgattccT
Proteins encoded in this region:
- the LOC127557148 gene encoding chorion class B protein L11-like, with the translated sequence MSYKGSCYGGLGYGYGSGYGCGCGSYRGLGYGYGGCGGCGCGGYGYGGYGYGGLGCGSYGYGGLGYGGYGSYGCCRSSCCGRYSGCY